One genomic window of Nicotiana sylvestris chromosome 10, ASM39365v2, whole genome shotgun sequence includes the following:
- the LOC138879982 gene encoding uncharacterized protein has translation MSVIERIKDTRWPRSIQTDASQRNPNLMCKYHGTHGHKIEDCRQLKEEVARLFNEGHLREFLSDRAKNHLRERDANRKNEQEEPQHVIHMIVGGVDVPQGPIFKRTKVSITREKRTRSYVPEVILSFNDEEEEGISQPHNDALVISILLHKVQVKRVLVDPGSSSNIIRSRVVEKLSLQDQIVLASRVLNGFNMESETTKGEIILPVDVVGTIKYTKFHAIEGDIRYNALLGRPWIHNMRAAPSTLHQMMKFPTIDGVKTVYR, from the coding sequence ATGTCAGTTATTGAaagaatcaaagacaccaggtggcctaGGTCTATACAAACTGATGCTTCTCAAAGGAATCCAAACttgatgtgtaaatatcatggcacacatggccatAAGATCGAAGACTGCAGGCAGCTGAAGGAGGAGGTAGCTCGATTGTTCAATGAGGGTCATCTTCGAGAGTTTctcagtgatcgagctaagaaccacttgagggaaagagatgcaaacagaaaaaatgagcaagaagaaccacaacatgtaatccaTATGATCGTTGGTGGTGTCGATGTTCCACAAGGGCCTATATTCAAACgcaccaaggtgtcgatcacTAGAGAAAAACGGACTCGGAGTTATGTGCCCGAGGTTATCCTATCATTCAATGACGAGGAAGAGGAAGGCATATCTCAGCCGCACAATGACGCCCTAgtaatttctattttgttacataaagttcaagttaaacgtgttctagtggatccaggtagctcatcaaacataatcagatcgagggtcgtagagaaGCTCAGCCTACAGGACCAAATTGTACTTGCATCTCGAGTCCTAAATGGCTTTAACATGGAAAGTGAAACAACGAAGGGGGAGATAATCCTACCAGTGGACGTGGTCGGGACCATCAAATATACAAAATTCCATGCCATCGAAGGCGACATAAGATATAATGCACTActcgggaggccatggatccacaacatgagggcggcaccttcaacccttcatcagatgatgaaattcccaacaataGATGGTGTGAAAACAGTTTACAGATAA